Proteins from a genomic interval of Quercus robur chromosome 9, dhQueRobu3.1, whole genome shotgun sequence:
- the LOC126699749 gene encoding ethylene-responsive transcription factor 12-like: MRSLSVPGTRSNSLISGSALPLCLVLSGRTGNSIAHSLAKFATNLADEVVWMEDSPYPWKKTRVWLGTFDTPEEAALAYDGAARSLRGAKAKTNFPPTVPTTVGGGGGLPLPLDLNLPSSNRLVLGEFLHTGVLKDINCVATESDPSSSYQVKREPQASASAVTVASARPTHHVLESSATASFLGLVRRGLPVDLNEPPSLWL, translated from the exons ATGAGGAGTTTGAGCGTACCTGGTACGAGATCCAACAGCTTAATTTCAGGGTCAGCTCTGCCTCTGTGTCTGGTATTAAGCGGCCGGACTGGAAACTCTATAGCTCACTCGTTGGCTAAGTTTGCCACAAATCTGGCAGATGAAGTTGTTTGGATGGAAGATTCCCCT taccCATGGAAGAAGACTAGGGTTTGGTTGGGTACATTCGATACACCCGAAGAAGCTGCACTCGCTTACGACGGTGCCGCTCGTTCGCTCCGTGGAGCCAAAGCTAAGACGAACTTTCCGCCAACAGTTCCAACCACCGTAGGCGGCGGCGGTGGGCTTCCTCTCCCTCTCGATCTCAACCTTCCCTCCTCCAACAGACTCGTACTTGGCGAGTTTTTACACACCGGCGTTCTCAAAGACATCAATTGTGTCGCCACCGAGTCTGACCCGTCTTCCTCGTATCAAGTTAAGCGAGAACCTCAAGCTTCCGCCTCTGCTGTTACTGTCGCTTCCGCCAGACCCACACATCATGTCCTTGAGAGCTCCGCCACGGCGTCGTTTCTAGGTCTCGTGCGGCGTGGTTTGCCTGTCGATCTCAACGAGCCGCCTTCTTTGTGGCTTTGA
- the LOC126700172 gene encoding disease resistance protein RPM1-like isoform X1, whose protein sequence is MESAIVELLIDNIISALATKASLLWGVRDAIADIKHELTSMRSLLIDVDKRGSSSAGEETWVTNVRNTAYDVEDVIDMFMYHVNSQQIGGRFAWFLHHTIYIPQTFWVRHKIACKLQNINKTIKTTSELNQKYHVDPIEGKSSEYFHKWVVRHAESSLFVEEDELVGIKDKRKQLMMWLMDREQQTVISILGMGGSGKTTLVANIYNNDAVKRHFDCYAWITVSQKYDVEDLLRSMIKEFYESKKETNPSDLSSMNYRLLVNMLVSYLEKKSYLIVLDDVWDTNVLDELKVSLRDRYPGSKIILTTREDDVAHHPFMGIPYVHCIQLLEPDEAWELFCKKAFLGSPNRICPPELKSFAQELVRKCKGLPLAIAALGSLMYSKNDTSQWNQINSSLNWNLSNNPELEAVKSILLLSFNDLPYQLKHCFLYCSLFPEDYGIQRKRLIKLWIAEGFVEKFEGSTLEEVADSYLLKLTFRNMLQVVERNEFGRPRKCKMHDIVRELALSISVKENFGVVHDGGEEMIECKARRISIHQTNGEVKSFTGMSKLRSFLVFNKSLKALPLGCKLLRVLDLEDAPIDVLPDEVFKLFNLRYLNLRRTLIKKLPNSIGRLLNLQTLDIRDTQIEALPHGIAKLQNLRHLIMYRFTRNWNDFRYLTGMQILPNISRLKNLQTVGIVEAKGDFIRKIRSMGQLNSIGISNVKEGDEKDLCVSIENMRHLRALTIMVTNEEETLRMDALSSPPPNLQKLFLTGKLKKVPQWFCSLQSLTYLLLRWSRLEEDVLPHIAALPHLGALILTNAYVGKQLCFSTGFLKLTQLWIRNFPQLNDIIIEKGVMPNLKNLVIDSCMELKTVPNGIEYLQNLRELFLTSVSMELKIRIGNMDIPKVQHIPKRYIWYNSECFTKCCGASQRYTASSNSGMFHEEWC, encoded by the exons ATGGAGTCGGCTATAGTAGAACTCTTGATTGACAATATCATTTCAGCTCTCGCAACTAAAGCGTCGCTGTTATGGGGGGTCCGTGATGCAATTGCAGATATCAAGCATGAGTTGACAAGCATGCGGTCTTTATTAATAGATGTAGATAAAAGGGGATCAAGCAGTGCCGGAGAGGAAACTTGGGTGACAAATGTGAGGAACACAGCATATGATGTAGAAGATGTTATTGATATGTTCATGTATCATGTCAATAGCCAACAAATTGGGGGTCGATTTGCTTGGTTCCTTCACCATACAATTTACATTCCACAGACTTTTTGGGTGAGGCATAAAATAGCCTGCAAGTTACAGAATATCAATAAGACAATCAAGACAACTTCAGAGTTAAATCAGAAATATCATGTTGATCCTATAGAGGGGAAAAGTTCAGAATATTTTCACAAATGGGTTGTGCGGCATGCTGAATCATCTTTGTTTGTCGAAGAAGATGAACTTGTAGGGatcaaagataaaagaaaacaattgatGATGTGGTTGATGGATAGAGAACAACAGACTGTCATTTCAATCTTGGGGATGGGAGGATCTGGCAAGACCACACTAGTTGCCAACATCTACAACAATGACGCTGTAAAGAGACATTTTGATTGTTATGCATGGATCACTGTCTCCCAAAAATATGATGTAGAAGACTTATTGAGGAGCATGATTAAGGAATTCTATGAGTCAAAGAAGGAAACAAATCCatcagacttgagttccatgaaCTACAGACTGCTTGTAAATATGTTGGTGAGCTACTTAGAGAAGAAATCATATCTAATTGTCCTAGATGATGTTTGGGACACAAATGTCTTGGATGAACTAAAAGTATCACTTCGAGATAGATATCCTGGGAGCAAAATCATCCTTACAACTCGTGAAGATGATGTAGCTCACCATCCTTTTATGGGTATACCTTATGTTCATTGTATTCAATTGCTAGAACCGGATGAGGCATGGGAACTCTTTTGCAAGAAAGCATTCTTAGGCAGTCCAAATAGAATCTGTCCACCAGAGCTTAAATCTTTTGCTCAGGAACTTGTAAGAAAATGTAAAGGCCTACCTCTGGCAATTGCGGCTTTGGGCAGTCTTATGTACTCCAAGAATGATACGTCTCAATGGAATCAAATTAATAGCAGCTTGAATTGGAATCTAAGTAACAATCCTGAGCTAGAAGCAGTGAAGAGCATTTTGTTGCTTAGTTTCAATGATTTACCATATCAATTGAAGCACTGTTTCTTATATTGCTCTCTTTTCCCAGAAGATTATGGGATTCAAAGAAAAAGGCTCATTAAGCTATGGATTGCAGAAggatttgtagaaaaatttgaAGGGTCCACTCTAGAAGAAGTAGCAGATAGCTATCTATTAAAACTCACTTTCAGGAACATGCTTCAAGTTGTAGAGAGGAACGAATTTGGAAGGCCACGGAAATGTAAAATGCATGATATTGTGCGGGAGCTTGCTCTATCAATATCAGtcaaagaaaattttggtgTTGTACATGATGGAGGAGAAGAAATGATAGAATGCAAAGCACGCCGCATTTCAATTCACCAAACCAATGGAGAAGTCAAATCATTTACGGGTATGTCAAAGCTCCgttcttttcttgttttcaacAAGAGTTTGAAAGCATTGCCTTTGGGATGTAAATTGTTAAGGGTTTTAGATTTGGAGGATGCCCCCATTGATGTATTGCCTGATGAAGTATTCAAATTATTCAACTTaagatatttgaatttaaggAGAACTTTAATTAAGAAGCTCCCAAATTCCATAGGGAGGCTCCTTAATCTTCAAACCTTGGACATTAGGGACACACAAATAGAGGCCCTTCCTCATGGAATTGCAAAGTTGCAAAACTTGCGGCATTTAATTATGTATCGCTTCACTAGAAATTGGAATGACTTCAGATATTTAACAGGAATGCAAATACTACCAAATATCAGTAGGTTAAAGAATTTGCAAACTGTAGGTATTGTTGAAGCAAAAGGTgactttataagaaaaattcGGAGCATGGGGCAACTCAACTCGATCGGTATTTCAAATGTGAAAGAAGGAGACGAGAAGGACTTATGTGTCTCAATTGAAAACATGAGACATCTTAGGGCATTGACTATCATGGTAACTAATGAGGAGGAAACTCTCCGTATGGATGCACTCTCATCTCCTCCTCCCAACCTTCAAAAGCTTTTTTTGACTGGAAAACTAAAGAAGGTGCCACAGTGGTTTTGTTCACTTCAAAGCCTCACATATTTGCTTTTGCGTTGGTCAAGACTGGAAGAAGATGTACTCCCTCACATCGCTGCTTTGCCCCATCTGGGAGCTCTTATACTTACTAATGCCTATGTTGGAAAACAGCTATGTTTCAGTACAGGCTTTCTTAAGCTTACACAGTTATGGATTCGTAATTTCCCACAATTGAATGATATAATAATAGAAAAGGGGGTGATGCCAAATCTGAAAAACCTAGTGATTGACAGCTGCATGGAGTTAAAGACAGTGCCCAATGGCATTGAATACCTTCAAAATCTCCGAGAACTGTTTCTAACATCTGTCTCAATGGAACTTAAAATTCGCATTGGCAACATGGACATTCCAAAGGTGCAGCACATTCCAAAGAGGTACATCTGGTATAATTCAGAATGTTTCACAAAG TGTTGCGGTGCATCCCAAAGATATACAGCTAGTAGTAATTCGGGAATGTTTCATGAAG AATGGTGCTGA
- the LOC126700172 gene encoding disease resistance protein RPM1-like isoform X2 yields the protein MESAIVELLIDNIISALATKASLLWGVRDAIADIKHELTSMRSLLIDVDKRGSSSAGEETWVTNVRNTAYDVEDVIDMFMYHVNSQQIGGRFAWFLHHTIYIPQTFWVRHKIACKLQNINKTIKTTSELNQKYHVDPIEGKSSEYFHKWVVRHAESSLFVEEDELVGIKDKRKQLMMWLMDREQQTVISILGMGGSGKTTLVANIYNNDAVKRHFDCYAWITVSQKYDVEDLLRSMIKEFYESKKETNPSDLSSMNYRLLVNMLVSYLEKKSYLIVLDDVWDTNVLDELKVSLRDRYPGSKIILTTREDDVAHHPFMGIPYVHCIQLLEPDEAWELFCKKAFLGSPNRICPPELKSFAQELVRKCKGLPLAIAALGSLMYSKNDTSQWNQINSSLNWNLSNNPELEAVKSILLLSFNDLPYQLKHCFLYCSLFPEDYGIQRKRLIKLWIAEGFVEKFEGSTLEEVADSYLLKLTFRNMLQVVERNEFGRPRKCKMHDIVRELALSISVKENFGVVHDGGEEMIECKARRISIHQTNGEVKSFTGIVEAKGDFIRKIRSMGQLNSIGISNVKEGDEKDLCVSIENMRHLRALTIMVTNEEETLRMDALSSPPPNLQKLFLTGKLKKVPQWFCSLQSLTYLLLRWSRLEEDVLPHIAALPHLGALILTNAYVGKQLCFSTGFLKLTQLWIRNFPQLNDIIIEKGVMPNLKNLVIDSCMELKTVPNGIEYLQNLRELFLTSVSMELKIRIGNMDIPKVQHIPKRYIWYNSECFTKCCGASQRYTASSNSGMFHEEWC from the exons ATGGAGTCGGCTATAGTAGAACTCTTGATTGACAATATCATTTCAGCTCTCGCAACTAAAGCGTCGCTGTTATGGGGGGTCCGTGATGCAATTGCAGATATCAAGCATGAGTTGACAAGCATGCGGTCTTTATTAATAGATGTAGATAAAAGGGGATCAAGCAGTGCCGGAGAGGAAACTTGGGTGACAAATGTGAGGAACACAGCATATGATGTAGAAGATGTTATTGATATGTTCATGTATCATGTCAATAGCCAACAAATTGGGGGTCGATTTGCTTGGTTCCTTCACCATACAATTTACATTCCACAGACTTTTTGGGTGAGGCATAAAATAGCCTGCAAGTTACAGAATATCAATAAGACAATCAAGACAACTTCAGAGTTAAATCAGAAATATCATGTTGATCCTATAGAGGGGAAAAGTTCAGAATATTTTCACAAATGGGTTGTGCGGCATGCTGAATCATCTTTGTTTGTCGAAGAAGATGAACTTGTAGGGatcaaagataaaagaaaacaattgatGATGTGGTTGATGGATAGAGAACAACAGACTGTCATTTCAATCTTGGGGATGGGAGGATCTGGCAAGACCACACTAGTTGCCAACATCTACAACAATGACGCTGTAAAGAGACATTTTGATTGTTATGCATGGATCACTGTCTCCCAAAAATATGATGTAGAAGACTTATTGAGGAGCATGATTAAGGAATTCTATGAGTCAAAGAAGGAAACAAATCCatcagacttgagttccatgaaCTACAGACTGCTTGTAAATATGTTGGTGAGCTACTTAGAGAAGAAATCATATCTAATTGTCCTAGATGATGTTTGGGACACAAATGTCTTGGATGAACTAAAAGTATCACTTCGAGATAGATATCCTGGGAGCAAAATCATCCTTACAACTCGTGAAGATGATGTAGCTCACCATCCTTTTATGGGTATACCTTATGTTCATTGTATTCAATTGCTAGAACCGGATGAGGCATGGGAACTCTTTTGCAAGAAAGCATTCTTAGGCAGTCCAAATAGAATCTGTCCACCAGAGCTTAAATCTTTTGCTCAGGAACTTGTAAGAAAATGTAAAGGCCTACCTCTGGCAATTGCGGCTTTGGGCAGTCTTATGTACTCCAAGAATGATACGTCTCAATGGAATCAAATTAATAGCAGCTTGAATTGGAATCTAAGTAACAATCCTGAGCTAGAAGCAGTGAAGAGCATTTTGTTGCTTAGTTTCAATGATTTACCATATCAATTGAAGCACTGTTTCTTATATTGCTCTCTTTTCCCAGAAGATTATGGGATTCAAAGAAAAAGGCTCATTAAGCTATGGATTGCAGAAggatttgtagaaaaatttgaAGGGTCCACTCTAGAAGAAGTAGCAGATAGCTATCTATTAAAACTCACTTTCAGGAACATGCTTCAAGTTGTAGAGAGGAACGAATTTGGAAGGCCACGGAAATGTAAAATGCATGATATTGTGCGGGAGCTTGCTCTATCAATATCAGtcaaagaaaattttggtgTTGTACATGATGGAGGAGAAGAAATGATAGAATGCAAAGCACGCCGCATTTCAATTCACCAAACCAATGGAGAAGTCAAATCATTTACGG GTATTGTTGAAGCAAAAGGTgactttataagaaaaattcGGAGCATGGGGCAACTCAACTCGATCGGTATTTCAAATGTGAAAGAAGGAGACGAGAAGGACTTATGTGTCTCAATTGAAAACATGAGACATCTTAGGGCATTGACTATCATGGTAACTAATGAGGAGGAAACTCTCCGTATGGATGCACTCTCATCTCCTCCTCCCAACCTTCAAAAGCTTTTTTTGACTGGAAAACTAAAGAAGGTGCCACAGTGGTTTTGTTCACTTCAAAGCCTCACATATTTGCTTTTGCGTTGGTCAAGACTGGAAGAAGATGTACTCCCTCACATCGCTGCTTTGCCCCATCTGGGAGCTCTTATACTTACTAATGCCTATGTTGGAAAACAGCTATGTTTCAGTACAGGCTTTCTTAAGCTTACACAGTTATGGATTCGTAATTTCCCACAATTGAATGATATAATAATAGAAAAGGGGGTGATGCCAAATCTGAAAAACCTAGTGATTGACAGCTGCATGGAGTTAAAGACAGTGCCCAATGGCATTGAATACCTTCAAAATCTCCGAGAACTGTTTCTAACATCTGTCTCAATGGAACTTAAAATTCGCATTGGCAACATGGACATTCCAAAGGTGCAGCACATTCCAAAGAGGTACATCTGGTATAATTCAGAATGTTTCACAAAG TGTTGCGGTGCATCCCAAAGATATACAGCTAGTAGTAATTCGGGAATGTTTCATGAAG AATGGTGCTGA